The Pirellulimonas nuda genome includes a region encoding these proteins:
- a CDS encoding prephenate dehydrogenase, with protein MIRFGTVAIVGVGLLGGSIGAAVRQRSLAASVVGVCRSEASRQRAEACGLVDRCTTNLPEALAAADLIVICTPVGSILDGYRQAVQHGRPDAVATDAGSSKTRIVRGADLIQEASLAAPRFVGSHPLAGDHRSGPEAARADLLEGRTVVVTPTEATDPAALTAVVGLWEALGAKVERLSPEDHDATLAQSSHLPHLLASVLAATTPEQCLAWTAGGWRDSTRIAAGDPELWADILLSNPQPVIDAANRFEESLSLAVDAIDAGDRETLVRILQQGSARRNAVGN; from the coding sequence ATGATTAGATTCGGCACGGTAGCAATTGTCGGGGTCGGTCTCCTTGGGGGCTCGATCGGCGCAGCGGTCCGGCAGCGGTCGTTGGCCGCGTCGGTCGTGGGGGTGTGCCGCAGCGAGGCGAGCCGGCAGCGGGCCGAGGCCTGCGGGCTGGTCGATCGTTGCACGACCAACCTGCCCGAGGCGCTGGCAGCGGCCGACCTGATCGTCATCTGCACCCCAGTCGGCAGCATCCTCGACGGCTACCGCCAAGCGGTGCAGCACGGCCGCCCAGACGCCGTGGCGACCGACGCCGGCAGCAGCAAGACGCGGATCGTCCGCGGCGCCGACTTGATTCAGGAAGCCTCGCTCGCGGCACCTAGGTTTGTCGGCAGCCACCCGCTGGCGGGCGACCACCGCAGCGGCCCCGAGGCGGCGCGGGCCGACCTGCTCGAGGGCCGCACCGTGGTGGTGACCCCCACCGAAGCGACCGACCCCGCGGCCCTGACGGCCGTTGTGGGTCTGTGGGAGGCGTTGGGCGCCAAGGTCGAGCGGCTCTCGCCCGAGGACCACGACGCGACGCTCGCCCAATCGAGCCACCTGCCCCACCTGCTGGCCAGCGTGCTGGCCGCCACGACGCCCGAGCAGTGCCTCGCCTGGACCGCCGGCGGCTGGCGGGACAGCACCCGGATCGCCGCGGGCGACCCAGAACTGTGGGCAGACATCCTGCTCAGCAACCCCCAGCCGGTGATCGACGCCGCCAACCGATTCGAAGAGAGCCTCTCGTTGGCCGTCGATGCGATCGACGCCGGCGACCGAGAGACGCTCGTCCGGATCCTTCAACAAGGGAGCGCCCGCCGCAATGCTGTGG